A genomic region of Anas acuta chromosome 1, bAnaAcu1.1, whole genome shotgun sequence contains the following coding sequences:
- the TSC22D1 gene encoding TSC22 domain family protein 1 isoform X3 yields MAHPAMFPRRGSSSSSGSSCVTAPTAPGTGGGSAALSAEDYQPPLLVQPPPPSPAASAVAAAGPQPTPPPPQSLNLLSQSQLQPQPLAQAGAQMKKKSGFQITSVTPAQISASMSSNNSIAEDTESYDDLDESHTEDLSSSEILDVSLSRATDLGEPERSSSEETLNNFQEAETPGAVSPNQPHLPQQHPSLPHHPQQGVVINGSVHPHHVHHHHHLHHHHHGHHHPAHPGVGSAPISGGPPPSPSFRKLSTTGSSDNVIATAPGSAASSTGSPASVASNIRTTSTPGNLGVSPASGTSTLNNMGGGSSSVASSMLGTINLSNITSTGNVNALSGTSSNVNVNILSGVGNGTSASSSVINNVTNPTAGMAVGSSQQQPASGTSRFRVVKLDSSSEPFKKGRWTCTEFYDKENTAAVAEGVAVNKAVETIKQNPLEVTSERESTSGSSVSSNVSTLSHYTESVGSGEMGAPTVVQQQAFQGVGPQQMDFSSAAPPAIPAASIPQSVSQSQLAQVQLHSQEVNYPQQKPGVQPPAQPGLAAVPGVQPAPVNILGVTPALGHQQPAMQGMAQQQLPYPQPAQPVQTLPVVQQQQLQYAGGQQQQQQQTVPPPMAAAHVKPVNQNSVPGAMPEYIQHQQILQPPAPAMQPSSSAVGAGPPVPVAQAQSMQPAVQAHPAAAPAPPVAHAPAAQMLSVGQQGSVAAVVQPAPAANQMPPPGMPSAAAPPSSQVVQPVQAGIMQPGLQAGASGLPQQMVMAQQNTLLPVQPQAQAVESVVQGMSGQQLPAVSPIPSASTVPAPSQAASAVPPGIPSASIGLGQPQSMAQAPAVQNGSVSQPPLLPTSIGMPVAQSVPQQIPLSSAQFPAQSLAQSVVSQMEDGRRPTEPSLVGLPQAAGGESGVGAPADGTSSSAPPSASLFPLKVLPLTTPLVDGEDESYVEPIFLRRKRKSDVATEEFSTGIHS; encoded by the coding sequence ATGGCGCACCCGGCGATGTTTCCTAGAAGGggcagcagcagtagcagcgGCAGCAGCTGCGTTACGGCTCCCACTGCACCAGGTACCGGCGGCGGGAGCGCTGCCCTCTCCGCCGAGGATTATCAGCCACCCTTGCTGGTCCAGCCGCCGCCTCCATCTCCTGCAGCAtcggcggtggcggcggcgggtCCACAGCCGACACCCCCTCCTCCACAAAGCCTGAACCTCCTCTCGCAGTCTCAGCTCCAGCCACAGCCTCTCGCGCAGGCTGGAGctcagatgaagaagaaaagtggCTTCCAGATTACCAGCGTGACCCCTGCTCAAATATCGGCTAGCATGAGCTCTAATAACAGCATAGCCGAAGACACCGAAAGCTACGATGACCTGGATGAGTCCCACACTGAAGACCTGTCCTCTTCAGAAATCTTGGATGTTTCTTTATCCAGGGCCACTGACTTGGGAGAACCCGAGAGGAGCTCCTCCGAAGAGACTTTAAATAACTTCCAGGAGGCAGAGACTCCTGGGGCTGTTTCTCCAAACCAGCCTCATCTTCCTCAGCAGCACCCTTCTCTGCCTCATCACCCGCAGCAGGGCGTCGTGATCAACGGAAGCGTTCACCCCCATCATGttcaccaccaccatcatcttcaccaccaccaccacggaCACCATCATCCAGCGCATCCGGGGGTGGGCAGTGCCCCGATTTCTGGAGGACCGCCACCCAGTCCGTCGTTTAGAAAACTATCAACAACTGGAAGCTCTGACAATGTTATAGCAACTGCACCGGGTTCTGCTGCATCATCCACTGGTTCCCCCGCATCTGTCGCGTCTAATATCCGCACTACGAGTACTCCTGGCAATCTAGGTGTAAGTCCTGCTTCTGGAACTAGTACCTTAAATAATATGGGCGGTGGTAGCTCTAGCGTGGCAAGCAGCATGCTTGGTACTATAAATTTAAGCAACATCACAAGTACTGGTAATGTAAATGCTTTGTCTGGAACTAGCAGCAATGTTAATGTGAATATCTTGAGTGGTGTTGGCAATGGTACGAGTGCTTCCTCTAGTGTCATTAACAATGTTACTAATCCAACTGCAGGGATGGCAGTGGGAtcaagccagcagcagcctgcatcTGGCACCTCAAGGTTTAGAGTTGTAAAATTAGATTCTAGTTCCGAACCTTTCAAAAAAGGTCGATGGACATGCACTGAGTTCTATGataaagaaaacactgctgcaGTCGCAGAAGGAGTAGCAGTAAACAAAGCAGTAGAGACGATAAAACAAAACCCGCTCGAAGTGACTTCTGAAAGGGAGAGCACCAGTGGGAGTTCTGTTAGCAGCAATGTAAGCACACTGAGTCACTATACAGAAAGTGTGGGAAGTGGAGAAATGGGAGCACCTACTGTGGTACAGCAGCAAGCGTTTCAAGGTGTGGGTCCGCAGCAGATGGATTTTAGCAGCGCTGCTCCTCCGGCAATTCCAGCAGCGAGTATACCACAGAGTGTTTCTCAATCCCAGCTTGCACAAGTCCAGCTGCATTCTCAAGAGGTAAACTACCCGCAGCAGAAGCCAGGGGTCCAGCCTCCTGCGCAGCCCGGTCTCGCCGCTGTTCCCGGGGTTCAACCGGCCCCGGTTAACATCCTCGGTGTGACCCCGGCGCTgggccaccagcagcctgccATGCAGGGcatggcccagcagcagctgccgtACCCACAGCCGGCGCAGCCCGTGCAGACGCTGCCggttgtgcagcagcagcagctgcagtacgcaggaggacagcagcagcaacagcaacaaacgGTTCCTCCGCCGATGGCCGCAGCTCACGTCAAGCCGGTGAACCAAAACTCTGTTCCGGGGGCCATGCCGGAGTACATCCAGCACCAGCAGATCCTCCAGCCCCCGGCGCCTGCCATGCAGCCCAGTTCCTCCGCGGTAGGAGCGGGGCCGCCGGTTCCCGTCGCCCAGGCCCAGAGCATGCAGCCTGCGGTCCAAGCTCACCCCGCtgccgccccggccccgccggtGGCGCACGCTCCAGCGGCTCAGATGCTGAGTGTCGGGCAGCAAGGAAGCGTGGCCGCCGTGGTGCAGCCGGCGCCTGCTGCCAACCAAATGCCGCCTCCCGGCATGCCGTCGGCGGCTGCTCCTCCGTCTTCGCAAGTGGTGCAGCCTGTGCAGGCGGGGATAATGCAGCCGGGGTTACAGGCCGGCGCTTCGGGCCTTCCCCAGCAAATGGTGATGGCTCAGCAAAACACTTTGCTACCCGTGCAGCCACAGGCGCAAGCGGTGGAGTCGGTGGTGCAAGGAATGAGcggccagcagctgcctgcagttaGCCCTATCCCTTCCGCTAGTACTGTTCCTGCGCCGAGTCAAGCTGCTTCGGCCGTGCCTCCTGGCATTCCTTCTGCCTCTATAGGTTTGGGACAGCCCCAGAGCATGGCGCAGGCTCCGGCCGTGCAGAACGGGAGCGTTAGCCAGCCTCCCTTGCTACCGACGAGTATAGGGATGCCGGTGGCGCAGAGTGTGCCGCAGCAGATACCGCTGAGCTCTGCCCAGTTCCCCGCACAATCGCTGGCCCAGTCGGTCGTGAGCCAAATGGAGGACGGCAGGCGCCCCACAGAACCTTCCCTCGTTGGTTTACCTCAAGCTGCCGGCGGCGAGAGCGGCGTCGGAGCCCCCGCTGACGGCACCAGCAGCAGCGCGCCGCCCTCTGCTTCCCTCTTCCCGCTGAAGGTGCTGCCGCTGACGACGCCCCTCGTAGATGGTGAGGATGAGAG
- the TSC22D1 gene encoding TSC22 domain family protein 1 isoform X4 yields the protein MAHPAMFPRRGSSSSSGSSCVTAPTAPGTGGGSAALSAEDYQPPLLVQPPPPSPAASAVAAAGPQPTPPPPQSLNLLSQSQLQPQPLAQAGAQMKKKSGFQITSVTPAQISASMSSNNSIAEDTESYDDLDESHTEDLSSSEILDVSLSRATDLGEPERSSSEETLNNFQEAETPGAVSPNQPHLPQQHPSLPHHPQQGVVINGSVHPHHVHHHHHLHHHHHGHHHPAHPGVGSAPISGGPPPSPSFRKLSTTGSSDNVIATAPGSAASSTGSPASVASNIRTTSTPGNLGVSPASGTSTLNNMGGGSSSVASSMLGTINLSNITSTGNVNALSGTSSNVNVNILSGVGNGTSASSSVINNVTNPTAGMAVGSSQQQPASGTSRFRVVKLDSSSEPFKKGRWTCTEFYDKENTAAVAEGVAVNKAVETIKQNPLEVTSERESTSGSSVSSNVSTLSHYTESVGSGEMGAPTVVQQQAFQGVGPQQMDFSSAAPPAIPAASIPQSVSQSQLAQVQLHSQEVNYPQQKPGVQPPAQPGLAAVPGVQPAPVNILGVTPALGHQQPAMQGMAQQQLPYPQPAQPVQTLPVVQQQQLQYAGGQQQQQQQTVPPPMAAAHVKPVNQNSVPGAMPEYIQHQQILQPPAPAMQPSSSAVGAGPPVPVAQAQSMQPAVQAHPAAAPAPPVAHAPAAQMLSVGQQGSVAAVVQPAPAANQMPPPGMPSAAAPPSSQVVQPVQAGIMQPGLQAGASGLPQQMVMAQQNTLLPVQPQAQAVESVVQGMSGQQLPAVSPIPSASTVPAPSQAASAVPPGIPSASIGLGQPQSMAQAPAVQNGSVSQPPLLPTSIGMPVAQSVPQQIPLSSAQFPAQSLAQSVVSQMEDGRRPTEPSLVGLPQAAGGESGVGAPADGTSSSAPPSASLFPLKVLPLTTPLVDGEDERYRLTVKHCTLVCP from the coding sequence ATGGCGCACCCGGCGATGTTTCCTAGAAGGggcagcagcagtagcagcgGCAGCAGCTGCGTTACGGCTCCCACTGCACCAGGTACCGGCGGCGGGAGCGCTGCCCTCTCCGCCGAGGATTATCAGCCACCCTTGCTGGTCCAGCCGCCGCCTCCATCTCCTGCAGCAtcggcggtggcggcggcgggtCCACAGCCGACACCCCCTCCTCCACAAAGCCTGAACCTCCTCTCGCAGTCTCAGCTCCAGCCACAGCCTCTCGCGCAGGCTGGAGctcagatgaagaagaaaagtggCTTCCAGATTACCAGCGTGACCCCTGCTCAAATATCGGCTAGCATGAGCTCTAATAACAGCATAGCCGAAGACACCGAAAGCTACGATGACCTGGATGAGTCCCACACTGAAGACCTGTCCTCTTCAGAAATCTTGGATGTTTCTTTATCCAGGGCCACTGACTTGGGAGAACCCGAGAGGAGCTCCTCCGAAGAGACTTTAAATAACTTCCAGGAGGCAGAGACTCCTGGGGCTGTTTCTCCAAACCAGCCTCATCTTCCTCAGCAGCACCCTTCTCTGCCTCATCACCCGCAGCAGGGCGTCGTGATCAACGGAAGCGTTCACCCCCATCATGttcaccaccaccatcatcttcaccaccaccaccacggaCACCATCATCCAGCGCATCCGGGGGTGGGCAGTGCCCCGATTTCTGGAGGACCGCCACCCAGTCCGTCGTTTAGAAAACTATCAACAACTGGAAGCTCTGACAATGTTATAGCAACTGCACCGGGTTCTGCTGCATCATCCACTGGTTCCCCCGCATCTGTCGCGTCTAATATCCGCACTACGAGTACTCCTGGCAATCTAGGTGTAAGTCCTGCTTCTGGAACTAGTACCTTAAATAATATGGGCGGTGGTAGCTCTAGCGTGGCAAGCAGCATGCTTGGTACTATAAATTTAAGCAACATCACAAGTACTGGTAATGTAAATGCTTTGTCTGGAACTAGCAGCAATGTTAATGTGAATATCTTGAGTGGTGTTGGCAATGGTACGAGTGCTTCCTCTAGTGTCATTAACAATGTTACTAATCCAACTGCAGGGATGGCAGTGGGAtcaagccagcagcagcctgcatcTGGCACCTCAAGGTTTAGAGTTGTAAAATTAGATTCTAGTTCCGAACCTTTCAAAAAAGGTCGATGGACATGCACTGAGTTCTATGataaagaaaacactgctgcaGTCGCAGAAGGAGTAGCAGTAAACAAAGCAGTAGAGACGATAAAACAAAACCCGCTCGAAGTGACTTCTGAAAGGGAGAGCACCAGTGGGAGTTCTGTTAGCAGCAATGTAAGCACACTGAGTCACTATACAGAAAGTGTGGGAAGTGGAGAAATGGGAGCACCTACTGTGGTACAGCAGCAAGCGTTTCAAGGTGTGGGTCCGCAGCAGATGGATTTTAGCAGCGCTGCTCCTCCGGCAATTCCAGCAGCGAGTATACCACAGAGTGTTTCTCAATCCCAGCTTGCACAAGTCCAGCTGCATTCTCAAGAGGTAAACTACCCGCAGCAGAAGCCAGGGGTCCAGCCTCCTGCGCAGCCCGGTCTCGCCGCTGTTCCCGGGGTTCAACCGGCCCCGGTTAACATCCTCGGTGTGACCCCGGCGCTgggccaccagcagcctgccATGCAGGGcatggcccagcagcagctgccgtACCCACAGCCGGCGCAGCCCGTGCAGACGCTGCCggttgtgcagcagcagcagctgcagtacgcaggaggacagcagcagcaacagcaacaaacgGTTCCTCCGCCGATGGCCGCAGCTCACGTCAAGCCGGTGAACCAAAACTCTGTTCCGGGGGCCATGCCGGAGTACATCCAGCACCAGCAGATCCTCCAGCCCCCGGCGCCTGCCATGCAGCCCAGTTCCTCCGCGGTAGGAGCGGGGCCGCCGGTTCCCGTCGCCCAGGCCCAGAGCATGCAGCCTGCGGTCCAAGCTCACCCCGCtgccgccccggccccgccggtGGCGCACGCTCCAGCGGCTCAGATGCTGAGTGTCGGGCAGCAAGGAAGCGTGGCCGCCGTGGTGCAGCCGGCGCCTGCTGCCAACCAAATGCCGCCTCCCGGCATGCCGTCGGCGGCTGCTCCTCCGTCTTCGCAAGTGGTGCAGCCTGTGCAGGCGGGGATAATGCAGCCGGGGTTACAGGCCGGCGCTTCGGGCCTTCCCCAGCAAATGGTGATGGCTCAGCAAAACACTTTGCTACCCGTGCAGCCACAGGCGCAAGCGGTGGAGTCGGTGGTGCAAGGAATGAGcggccagcagctgcctgcagttaGCCCTATCCCTTCCGCTAGTACTGTTCCTGCGCCGAGTCAAGCTGCTTCGGCCGTGCCTCCTGGCATTCCTTCTGCCTCTATAGGTTTGGGACAGCCCCAGAGCATGGCGCAGGCTCCGGCCGTGCAGAACGGGAGCGTTAGCCAGCCTCCCTTGCTACCGACGAGTATAGGGATGCCGGTGGCGCAGAGTGTGCCGCAGCAGATACCGCTGAGCTCTGCCCAGTTCCCCGCACAATCGCTGGCCCAGTCGGTCGTGAGCCAAATGGAGGACGGCAGGCGCCCCACAGAACCTTCCCTCGTTGGTTTACCTCAAGCTGCCGGCGGCGAGAGCGGCGTCGGAGCCCCCGCTGACGGCACCAGCAGCAGCGCGCCGCCCTCTGCTTCCCTCTTCCCGCTGAAGGTGCTGCCGCTGACGACGCCCCTCGTAGATGGTGAGGATGAGAG